Proteins from one Planctomyces sp. SH-PL62 genomic window:
- a CDS encoding glycosyltransferase, whose protein sequence is MRIASVTTEYPAPWNPHRGLFIQRRLAALSRIANVNVIHTTPWFPALRPWKAGQSPLVRDQGGLCVEHRKMFYLPGVLKGLDSRWVKRSVVTAIREVEREGPIDAIDAHFGYPEGVGCVRASIALGRPVFITMRGLERQILPLRWRGEQLRWALRNCTGIICVSESLKKLAVDVGVPPERIEMIPNAVDRRTFRPGDRDEARRVLGIEPEDRLIVCVGMLVAGKGQHHLVEALAGLRAKDARWKLVLLGGGAHEPGYPARLRSSIDELGVAGAVLLAGSQPPEKIATWLRAADVFALPTYDEGCCNAVLEAMACGLPVVTTPAGDNEFLVSPPHRGYIVPIGRHEELERALAAAVETAWDREAIAGFGAGYSWDEAARRTLHFFQERTGGRDRAIASERIPSGNHSKPR, encoded by the coding sequence ATGCGCATCGCCAGCGTCACGACCGAGTATCCAGCTCCCTGGAATCCTCATAGGGGCTTGTTCATACAGCGACGTCTCGCGGCCCTCTCGCGCATCGCCAACGTCAACGTCATTCACACAACCCCGTGGTTCCCCGCGCTACGACCATGGAAGGCGGGGCAATCTCCGTTGGTGCGAGATCAGGGCGGGCTTTGTGTGGAGCATCGCAAGATGTTCTATCTTCCAGGAGTGCTCAAGGGGCTGGACAGCCGATGGGTGAAGAGGTCCGTGGTGACGGCGATTCGTGAGGTCGAGCGAGAAGGCCCGATCGACGCGATCGACGCCCACTTCGGCTATCCGGAAGGTGTCGGGTGCGTTCGGGCCTCGATCGCGCTGGGCCGTCCCGTGTTTATCACGATGAGGGGCCTGGAACGGCAGATTCTTCCCTTGCGATGGCGCGGCGAGCAGCTTCGATGGGCCCTGCGAAATTGCACCGGCATCATTTGCGTCTCCGAATCCTTGAAGAAGCTCGCCGTAGATGTCGGAGTTCCGCCTGAGAGAATTGAAATGATCCCGAACGCCGTCGACCGACGGACGTTTCGCCCGGGTGACCGCGACGAGGCCCGAAGGGTATTGGGTATCGAACCGGAGGATCGACTGATCGTCTGCGTAGGAATGCTCGTCGCCGGCAAAGGCCAGCATCACCTGGTCGAAGCCCTCGCCGGCTTGCGGGCGAAGGACGCTCGCTGGAAGTTGGTCCTATTGGGCGGAGGCGCGCATGAACCGGGGTACCCGGCGAGGCTTCGGTCGAGCATCGACGAACTCGGGGTCGCCGGTGCAGTCCTGCTCGCGGGATCCCAACCTCCCGAGAAGATCGCGACCTGGCTGCGAGCCGCCGACGTCTTCGCACTCCCCACCTATGACGAGGGATGCTGCAACGCCGTCCTCGAGGCGATGGCCTGCGGACTTCCCGTCGTCACCACGCCGGCGGGCGACAACGAGTTCCTCGTCTCTCCCCCGCATCGGGGGTACATCGTGCCGATAGGCCGGCACGAGGAACTCGAGCGGGCGCTGGCGGCGGCGGTGGAAACGGCCTGGGACCGTGAAGCGATTGCTGGATTCGGCGCGGGTTACTCGTGGGACGAAGCGGCCCGTCGGACGCTCCACTTTTTCCAGGAGAGAACGGGTGGTCGTGATCGCGCGATCGCCTCCGAGCGCATCCCGTCAGGGAATCATTCCAAACCTCGATGA
- the asnB gene encoding asparagine synthase (glutamine-hydrolyzing): protein MCGIAGILGPDVALGQLQNMVTAQRHRGPDDMGMEMLPTGSPGVGLALGHTRLAILDLSPAGHQPMRDPGSDRRVVYNGEIYNHLAIRKELGVEFRSTCDTETLLAAYGRWGRDCVERFRGMFAFAIWDPIEQELFLCRDRLGVKPLYYAKTGSRFLFASELRAILESGLVPRKLDRDGLDGYLAFGTVPEPLTIIKDIRLLPAGCWMRVSPVDGIREIRRYWSPPYSTSSSSTGTDSRSRDLQGEFRSIFDEAVECRLLSDVPLAVFLSGGIDSSAIVAALAQANHRSVRTLTLHFTERGYGEGPFAEQVAARFKTDHQTQPITSDDLLSGFDDALAACDQPSIDGVNTYTVCRLAREAGLTVALCGHGGDELFGGYDNFRLIPRVLGFAAVPRPLRRLMGRTLQTLAPARVSTQKAASLLLSPVDVYETYALARGVFWDDVRSRLLDRPEEMIPAARHIESAVPPGELADDPLNQVSQLELGFYLRNSLLRDTDVYSMVHGLEVRLPLLDHRLVEFAAPLSGRSKMAPGSPKRLLVQAMGSDLPAEVVRRRKQGFVIPYEVWMRGSLKPQLDQTLRDSDVAGGLGLRPDRVRGVWSDFLEGSRRINMQHPFALYVLLSWCSRHGVAL, encoded by the coding sequence ATGTGTGGAATCGCGGGAATCCTCGGTCCTGACGTCGCCCTGGGCCAGCTCCAGAATATGGTGACCGCCCAGCGGCATCGCGGCCCTGACGACATGGGGATGGAAATGCTCCCCACGGGGAGTCCCGGCGTGGGGCTCGCGCTCGGCCACACGCGGCTCGCGATCCTGGATCTGAGCCCCGCCGGGCACCAGCCCATGCGGGATCCCGGATCCGATCGCCGTGTCGTCTATAACGGGGAGATCTACAACCACCTGGCGATCCGCAAAGAACTCGGCGTGGAATTTCGCTCCACTTGCGACACGGAAACCCTGCTCGCCGCTTACGGACGCTGGGGCCGGGATTGCGTCGAACGATTCCGGGGTATGTTCGCATTCGCGATCTGGGACCCTATCGAACAAGAGCTGTTCCTCTGCCGCGACCGGCTCGGAGTCAAACCCCTGTACTATGCGAAGACCGGGTCACGATTCCTCTTCGCCAGCGAGCTTCGGGCGATTCTCGAGTCGGGCCTCGTGCCGCGCAAGCTGGATCGAGACGGACTGGACGGCTACCTGGCCTTCGGCACCGTCCCCGAGCCGTTGACGATCATCAAGGACATTCGACTTCTCCCCGCAGGCTGCTGGATGCGCGTCTCACCGGTGGATGGCATTCGGGAGATCCGACGATACTGGTCGCCTCCCTATTCGACATCCTCGTCGAGTACAGGGACCGACTCGAGATCTCGAGACCTCCAGGGCGAATTTCGCAGCATCTTCGACGAAGCGGTCGAATGCCGCCTCCTCAGCGACGTCCCTCTCGCGGTCTTCCTGTCGGGGGGCATTGATTCCAGCGCGATCGTCGCCGCGCTCGCGCAGGCGAATCATCGTTCCGTTCGAACGCTTACCTTACATTTCACGGAACGCGGCTACGGGGAAGGTCCCTTCGCCGAGCAGGTCGCCGCCCGATTCAAGACTGATCACCAAACGCAGCCCATCACCTCGGATGATCTGCTGTCGGGATTCGACGACGCGCTCGCCGCTTGCGACCAGCCCAGCATCGACGGCGTCAACACGTACACGGTTTGTCGGCTGGCGCGGGAGGCGGGCCTGACCGTGGCGCTCTGCGGCCATGGAGGCGACGAATTGTTCGGCGGCTACGACAACTTTCGCCTCATTCCCAGGGTTCTTGGGTTCGCGGCCGTCCCGCGACCCCTCCGGAGACTGATGGGACGCACGCTCCAGACCCTGGCCCCGGCGCGGGTCTCGACTCAGAAGGCGGCCAGCCTGTTGCTGAGCCCGGTGGATGTCTACGAGACTTACGCGCTGGCGCGCGGCGTGTTCTGGGACGACGTCAGGAGCCGTCTGCTCGACCGACCGGAAGAGATGATCCCGGCGGCGCGGCATATCGAGTCGGCGGTTCCACCCGGAGAGCTCGCTGATGATCCGTTGAATCAGGTGTCTCAACTCGAACTCGGCTTCTATCTCCGCAATTCTCTGCTCCGGGACACGGACGTCTACAGTATGGTCCACGGCCTGGAGGTCCGACTCCCCCTGCTCGATCATCGCCTGGTCGAGTTTGCGGCCCCCTTGTCGGGCCGATCGAAGATGGCGCCGGGATCGCCCAAGCGATTGCTGGTCCAGGCGATGGGGTCGGATCTCCCTGCGGAGGTCGTCCGTCGCCGCAAGCAGGGATTCGTCATCCCTTATGAAGTCTGGATGCGAGGTTCGCTCAAGCCTCAACTGGATCAGACCTTACGCGACTCCGACGTCGCCGGCGGCCTCGGCTTGCGTCCGGATCGGGTTCGGGGAGTCTGGTCGGATTTCCTCGAAGGCTCGCGTCGGATCAACATGCAGCACCCGTTCGCGCTCTACGTCCTGCTGAGTTGGTGCTCTCGGCACGGGGTCGCCCTGTAG
- the wecB gene encoding non-hydrolyzing UDP-N-acetylglucosamine 2-epimerase, which yields MKIVLVAGARPNFIKIAPLMKELRGRDAFDVRLVHTGQHYDERMSRLFFEELEIPRPDVDLGVGSASHAVQTAEVMKRFEPILQSETPDAVVVVGDVNSTLACTLTAAKMNIPVAHVEAGLRSFDRTMPEEINRILTDAISTWLFVSERSGLENLRRDGIPEERIHFVGNVMIDTLEQHRATSERSKILQGLELQGSDYAVLTLHRPASVDDPTVLSGLMAAVGRISKELPVVFPVHPRTAAILRGGGPHGTAGSGDGLRLVDPLGYLDFLKLLSNARFVMTDSGGIQEETTVLGVPCLTLRTSTERPATISEGTNQLVGLDPDHIVATAMDVFRRPKSPRKIPEFWDGRASRRIADILEHA from the coding sequence ATGAAAATCGTGCTGGTCGCGGGCGCACGCCCCAACTTCATCAAGATCGCCCCTCTGATGAAGGAATTGCGAGGGCGGGACGCATTCGACGTCCGGTTGGTGCACACCGGACAGCACTACGACGAACGGATGAGCCGACTCTTCTTCGAAGAGTTGGAGATCCCCCGGCCCGACGTCGATCTGGGGGTAGGATCCGCCAGCCACGCCGTCCAGACGGCGGAAGTCATGAAGCGTTTCGAGCCGATCTTGCAGTCCGAGACGCCCGACGCGGTCGTCGTCGTGGGAGACGTGAATTCGACGCTGGCCTGCACCTTGACCGCCGCGAAGATGAACATCCCGGTGGCCCACGTCGAAGCGGGGCTTCGCAGTTTCGATCGGACCATGCCCGAGGAGATCAACCGGATCCTCACCGACGCGATCTCGACCTGGCTGTTCGTCAGCGAACGGAGCGGATTGGAGAATCTGCGACGTGATGGAATTCCTGAAGAACGGATCCACTTCGTCGGCAACGTCATGATCGACACGCTTGAGCAGCATCGTGCGACCAGCGAGCGCTCCAAGATCCTTCAAGGTCTTGAATTGCAAGGATCCGATTACGCCGTGCTGACCCTCCACCGCCCGGCGAGCGTGGACGATCCGACGGTCCTGAGCGGACTCATGGCGGCGGTCGGCAGGATATCCAAAGAGTTGCCGGTGGTCTTCCCCGTCCACCCAAGAACGGCGGCGATCCTACGTGGAGGCGGTCCCCACGGGACAGCGGGATCCGGCGACGGCCTGCGTCTGGTCGATCCGCTGGGATACCTGGACTTTCTGAAGCTGCTTTCGAACGCCCGATTCGTCATGACCGATTCGGGCGGGATTCAGGAGGAGACCACGGTGCTCGGCGTCCCCTGCCTCACGTTGAGGACGAGCACGGAACGACCGGCCACAATCTCGGAAGGGACGAACCAGCTCGTCGGCCTCGATCCCGATCACATCGTCGCGACGGCGATGGACGTTTTTCGACGCCCTAAATCCCCTCGGAAGATCCCCGAATTTTGGGATGGTCGAGCTTCCCGAAGGATCGCTGATATTCTGGAACACGCTTGA
- a CDS encoding Ig-like domain-containing protein yields the protein MTKISIEALEERSLMAVGLVAAYSFDDRSSSSVLDISGQGNDGEIVNANRTFLGKYGSSMFFNGKDAQITVPDSASLKLSSGMTLEAWVLPTTVNSAWQDVIYKGSNGNNSYYLQATTSSNAKPMGGATVGGSARNAYGAKPISLYSWSHLAVTFDGAATRFYVNGAQVATTAGSGTIKATDGALQIGGDSYWGRYFNGLIDEVRIYDTALTQSQIKKDMATPIGKTPPILTDQTAPTVTSRTPGTGSSGVAAGSKVSATFSEAVQAGTISFALKSASGATVAATVAYDAASRTATLTPSSALSGSTTYTATLSGAKDAAGNLMAATSWSFTTAAVDKTAPTVTSRTPGTGSSGVAAGSKVSATFSEAVQAGTISFALKSASGATVAATVAYDAASRTATLTPSSALSGSTTYTATLSGAKDAAGNLMAATSWSFTTAAVDKTAPTVTSRTPGTGSSGVAAGSKVSATFSEAVQAGTISFALKSASGATVAATVAYDAASRTATLTPSSALSGSTTYTATLSGAKDAAGNLMAATSWSFTTATILTDQTAPTVTSRTPGTGSSGVAAGSKVSATFSEAVQAGTISFALKSASGATVAATVAYDAASRTATLTPSSALSGSTTYTATLSGAKDAAGNLMAATSWSFTTAAVVAPTPSTGKSITFQDYDGLTSAPLNPLGGGRLYPEQGAPNSSGEGGYGTLSINSSDSVSGSSLLNHMTSGRLYLAWWNNDGGQWNFARETKSDKAAWEFNTYNRMVMWVKMPELSQEYLTNGNMNVELGTYTKRITNEDPYSQETGGGHFYHQLNIPSLGAWTQVVINMYPDHSRGVSGDPGSQQYPTVKGGDPANTYNYFDTLTSFYLDMPYADPKRLPADYLVDNIEFMTVPYQENDQQVKSLTGTYVPGSNRVVVTWNNGWGDASIHEVRYSFSDIHKSGWDAATPAPGGSIPRNYSEYAGRVFDSSALPLAGHSMVYIAIKPQNSDLFTQIAIPISSFGKASTASIAGLMDGTSNLSTLSGSTSAQQDATVQQPIMAFTNADLASNAGDSGGTAFASSAATITTKTSAIPRGPAQSGRFVRQAVNQEVSQESSITPRRLINDQTGATSSSTIRS from the coding sequence ATGACCAAGATCTCGATCGAAGCTCTTGAAGAGCGAAGCCTTATGGCCGTCGGCCTGGTGGCCGCTTACAGCTTCGACGATCGCAGCAGTTCCTCCGTCCTTGATATCTCCGGGCAGGGGAACGACGGCGAGATCGTCAATGCAAACAGGACCTTCCTGGGCAAGTACGGTTCCTCGATGTTCTTCAACGGTAAGGACGCGCAGATCACCGTCCCGGACTCGGCTTCTTTGAAGCTGAGCTCTGGTATGACGCTGGAGGCCTGGGTCCTGCCGACGACTGTGAACAGCGCCTGGCAGGATGTCATCTACAAGGGATCGAACGGCAACAATAGCTATTATCTTCAGGCCACGACCAGTTCTAACGCGAAACCGATGGGCGGGGCGACTGTAGGTGGCTCGGCGCGTAACGCCTATGGCGCCAAGCCTATATCGCTCTACTCCTGGTCGCACCTGGCGGTGACCTTTGATGGGGCGGCCACGCGGTTCTACGTCAACGGCGCGCAAGTCGCGACGACGGCGGGATCCGGGACCATCAAGGCGACCGACGGCGCGCTGCAGATCGGCGGAGATAGCTACTGGGGTCGATACTTCAACGGCTTGATCGACGAGGTCCGGATTTACGATACGGCCCTGACTCAGTCGCAGATCAAGAAGGACATGGCCACTCCGATCGGCAAAACGCCGCCGATCCTCACCGACCAGACGGCCCCGACGGTGACGTCGAGGACGCCGGGCACGGGTTCCTCGGGGGTGGCGGCCGGCTCGAAGGTGTCCGCCACGTTCAGCGAGGCGGTCCAGGCCGGGACGATCTCGTTCGCGCTGAAGTCGGCCTCGGGGGCCACGGTGGCGGCGACGGTCGCCTACGACGCGGCGAGCCGCACGGCCACGCTGACGCCGAGCTCGGCCCTGTCGGGCTCGACGACCTACACGGCCACGCTCTCCGGGGCGAAGGACGCCGCCGGCAACCTGATGGCCGCGACCTCCTGGTCCTTCACAACCGCGGCCGTCGACAAGACGGCTCCGACGGTGACGTCGAGGACGCCGGGCACGGGTTCCTCGGGGGTGGCGGCCGGCTCGAAGGTGTCCGCCACGTTCAGCGAGGCGGTCCAGGCCGGGACGATCTCGTTCGCGCTGAAGTCGGCCTCGGGGGCCACGGTGGCGGCGACGGTCGCCTACGACGCGGCGAGCCGCACGGCCACGCTGACGCCGAGCTCGGCCCTGTCGGGCTCGACGACCTACACGGCCACGCTCTCCGGGGCGAAGGACGCCGCCGGCAACCTGATGGCCGCGACCTCCTGGTCCTTCACCACCGCGGCCGTCGACAAGACGGCTCCGACGGTGACGTCGAGGACGCCGGGCACGGGTTCCTCGGGGGTGGCGGCCGGCTCGAAGGTGTCCGCCACGTTCAGCGAGGCGGTCCAGGCCGGGACGATCTCGTTCGCGCTGAAGTCGGCCTCGGGGGCCACGGTGGCGGCGACGGTCGCCTACGACGCGGCGAGCCGCACGGCCACGCTGACGCCGAGCTCGGCCCTGTCGGGCTCGACGACCTACACGGCCACGCTCTCCGGGGCGAAGGACGCCGCCGGCAACCTGATGGCCGCGACCTCCTGGTCCTTCACCACCGCGACGATCCTCACCGACCAGACGGCCCCGACGGTGACGTCGAGGACGCCGGGCACGGGTTCCTCGGGGGTGGCGGCCGGCTCGAAGGTGTCCGCCACGTTCAGCGAGGCGGTCCAGGCCGGGACGATCTCGTTCGCGCTGAAGTCGGCCTCGGGGGCCACGGTGGCGGCGACGGTCGCCTACGACGCGGCGAGCCGCACGGCCACGCTGACGCCGAGCTCGGCCCTGTCGGGCTCGACGACCTACACGGCCACGCTCTCCGGGGCGAAGGACGCCGCCGGCAACCTGATGGCCGCGACCTCCTGGTCCTTCACCACCGCGGCCGTCGTCGCGCCGACGCCGTCGACGGGAAAGAGCATCACTTTCCAGGATTACGACGGTCTGACGTCAGCGCCTCTGAACCCGCTCGGCGGGGGCAGGCTGTACCCGGAGCAGGGGGCGCCCAATAGTTCAGGCGAGGGGGGGTACGGTACCCTTAGCATCAACAGCAGCGACTCCGTGAGTGGGTCGAGCCTGCTCAACCACATGACCTCCGGTCGCCTCTACCTGGCCTGGTGGAACAACGACGGCGGGCAGTGGAACTTCGCCCGCGAGACTAAGTCCGACAAGGCGGCCTGGGAATTCAACACCTACAACCGCATGGTCATGTGGGTCAAGATGCCGGAACTGTCCCAGGAGTACCTGACCAACGGCAACATGAACGTCGAGCTTGGCACCTATACCAAGCGGATCACGAATGAAGATCCCTACTCCCAGGAGACGGGCGGGGGGCATTTCTACCACCAGCTCAACATACCTTCGCTGGGCGCGTGGACGCAGGTCGTCATCAACATGTATCCCGACCACTCTCGCGGCGTTTCGGGAGACCCCGGATCCCAGCAGTACCCGACGGTGAAGGGGGGAGATCCGGCGAACACTTATAACTACTTCGACACGCTGACCTCGTTCTACCTCGATATGCCGTACGCGGACCCGAAGCGCCTGCCTGCGGACTATCTGGTGGATAACATCGAGTTCATGACCGTCCCCTACCAGGAGAACGACCAGCAGGTCAAGTCCCTGACCGGCACGTACGTTCCGGGGAGCAACCGCGTCGTGGTGACCTGGAACAACGGATGGGGGGATGCCAGCATCCACGAGGTGCGGTACTCCTTCAGTGATATCCACAAGTCCGGCTGGGACGCTGCGACTCCCGCACCCGGGGGATCGATCCCCAGGAACTACTCGGAGTACGCTGGACGAGTCTTCGATTCCAGCGCCTTGCCGCTCGCCGGGCATTCGATGGTCTACATTGCGATCAAGCCGCAGAATTCCGACCTCTTCACGCAGATCGCGATCCCGATCTCCTCGTTCGGAAAGGCGAGCACGGCATCGATCGCCGGCCTGATGGACGGTACTAGCAATCTCTCGACCCTCAGCGGTTCGACTTCGGCTCAACAGGACGCGACCGTTCAGCAGCCGATCATGGCATTCACCAATGCCGATCTCGCTTCGAACGCCGGCGATTCGGGAGGGACGGCCTTCGCGTCATCCGCCGCAACCATCACCACCAAGACCTCGGCCATCCCTCGAGGCCCGGCCCAGAGTGGTCGATTCGTTCGGCAGGCGGTCAACCAGGAAGTCTCTCAGGAGTCGAGCATCACGCCGCGGCGGCTGATCAACGATCAGACCGGCGCCACGAGCAGTAGCACCATCCGGAGCTGA
- a CDS encoding XrtA system polysaccharide deacetylase has translation MNSTRALRSTNQSLDGWFRWVKPMHSHSDVSAPLMTLSFDVEEHYRIEAASGIDVDLKLQGDYRERMRLVTEWILEQLHEREILATFFVLGQIAESNPKLVRSIADAGHEVACHGWDHRRILTMDRPMFWEDIRRSKDALEQASGSRVVGYRAPTFSIVRRTAWAIDVLAEAGMSYDSSIYPIRHDRYGVPDAPQHPFVVRGVEREILEIPPATLRMGRLNIPVGGGGYFRLLPYPVTRLALSLSRRDHRCRASMMYFHPWEFDPGQPSLPLGGASRFRTYHGIGRGRRRLARLMSEFSFIRGVDLASQLVANSDDLPRFSLTR, from the coding sequence ATGAACTCCACGAGAGCATTGAGGTCGACCAATCAGTCGTTGGATGGATGGTTCAGGTGGGTCAAGCCAATGCACTCGCATAGCGACGTTTCAGCGCCATTGATGACTTTAAGCTTCGATGTGGAGGAGCATTACCGCATCGAGGCCGCCTCCGGCATCGATGTCGACCTGAAACTTCAGGGCGATTATCGGGAGCGAATGAGGCTGGTCACGGAATGGATTCTTGAACAGCTTCACGAGCGGGAGATTCTCGCCACCTTCTTCGTGTTGGGACAAATCGCCGAGTCCAACCCGAAATTAGTGCGCTCGATCGCCGACGCCGGTCACGAGGTGGCCTGCCATGGCTGGGACCACCGGCGGATCCTCACCATGGATCGGCCGATGTTCTGGGAGGATATCCGCCGCAGCAAAGATGCCCTGGAGCAAGCCTCGGGTTCACGGGTGGTGGGTTACCGCGCGCCGACGTTCAGCATCGTGCGGAGGACGGCCTGGGCGATCGACGTGCTGGCGGAAGCCGGCATGTCCTATGATTCCTCGATCTACCCGATCCGTCATGACCGTTACGGCGTGCCGGACGCCCCCCAGCACCCGTTCGTGGTCCGGGGAGTGGAACGCGAGATCCTGGAGATCCCACCCGCGACGCTGCGGATGGGACGGCTCAACATCCCCGTCGGCGGCGGTGGGTATTTCCGACTCCTCCCCTACCCCGTCACCAGGCTGGCGCTTTCGCTCTCGCGTCGGGACCACCGATGCCGGGCCTCCATGATGTACTTCCACCCCTGGGAATTCGACCCCGGGCAGCCCTCGCTCCCATTGGGCGGAGCGAGCCGATTTCGCACGTATCACGGGATCGGCCGAGGGCGGCGGCGACTCGCCAGGCTGATGTCCGAGTTCTCGT